In Acidimicrobiales bacterium, one DNA window encodes the following:
- the gmd gene encoding GDP-mannose 4,6-dehydratase, translating into MPRRALITGITGQDGSYLAELLLEQGYEVIGMVRRSSTVNFERVAHIQDRITFVPGDLLDEMSLIDVLREWRPAEVYNLAAQSFVQTSFSQPVFTGEATALGVTRMLDAIRFVDPEIRFYQASSSEMFGKVREVPQTELTPFHPRSPYGVAKVYGHWITVNYRESYGLHASSGILFNHESPRRGLEFVTRKVTHGAARVALGLDRELRLGNLDAKRDWGFAGDYVRAMWLMLQQPEPSDYVVATGQTHSVRELCEIAFARVGLDYEDYVVVDERFFRPAEVDVLVGDAKRARAELGWAPEVGFVELVEMMVDADLAQLKS; encoded by the coding sequence GTGCCGCGTCGCGCGCTCATCACCGGGATCACCGGTCAGGATGGCTCGTACCTCGCCGAGCTGCTCCTCGAGCAGGGCTACGAGGTGATCGGGATGGTGCGGCGCTCGAGCACGGTGAACTTCGAGCGGGTGGCGCACATCCAGGACCGGATCACCTTCGTACCGGGCGACCTGCTCGACGAGATGTCGCTCATCGACGTGCTGCGCGAGTGGCGGCCCGCCGAGGTGTACAACCTCGCGGCGCAGTCCTTCGTGCAGACCTCCTTCAGCCAGCCCGTCTTCACCGGCGAGGCGACCGCGCTCGGCGTCACCCGGATGCTCGACGCGATCCGCTTCGTCGACCCGGAGATCCGCTTCTACCAGGCGAGCTCCTCCGAGATGTTCGGCAAGGTGCGCGAGGTGCCCCAGACGGAGCTGACCCCCTTCCATCCGCGCAGCCCCTACGGGGTCGCGAAGGTCTACGGGCACTGGATCACCGTCAACTACCGCGAGAGCTACGGCCTCCACGCCTCGTCGGGCATCCTCTTCAACCACGAGAGCCCTCGGCGCGGCCTCGAGTTCGTGACGCGCAAGGTCACCCACGGCGCGGCGCGCGTCGCGCTCGGCCTCGATCGGGAGCTGCGCCTCGGGAACCTCGACGCCAAGCGCGACTGGGGCTTCGCCGGCGACTACGTGCGCGCCATGTGGCTCATGCTCCAGCAGCCCGAGCCCTCGGACTACGTGGTCGCTACCGGGCAGACGCACTCGGTCCGGGAGCTGTGCGAGATCGCCTTCGCACGCGTCGGTCTCGACTACGAGGACTACGTCGTCGTCGACGAGCGCTTCTTCCGTCCGGCCGAGGTCGACGTCCTGGTCGGCGACGCGAAGCGGGCACGCGCCGAGCTCGGCTGGGCTCCCGAGGTCGGCTTCGTCGAGCTCGTCGAGATGATGGTGGACGCCGACCTCGCCCAGCTGAAGAGCTAG
- the valS gene encoding valine--tRNA ligase has product MPSDDPNGLARPDARGVRTLEVAAHWRVPERPALEGLEARWIAAWEAAGTYRFDRTRPREEIFSIDTPPPTVSGQLHVGHVFSYTQTDIVARYRRMRGREVFYPIGWDDNGLPTERRVQNHFGVRCDPSLPYDPGFIAPSDPPSPPVAVSRPNFVELCHELTATDEQAFEDLFRRLGLSVDWTTKYTTIGEAARRASQRAFLRMVRRGDAYRQEAPTLWDVDFRTAVAQAELEDREIPGAYHRLAFARADGGAPIEVETTRPELLAACVGLVAHPDDPRYRSLVGSKALTPLFRVEVPVLAHPLADPEKGTGIAMVCTFGDLTDVVWWRELGLALRTVVGRDGRLGPAPFGTPGWESRDPAAARARYAQLEGRRVEDARRRVVELLGESGELLGAPRPIVHAVKHYERGEHPLEIVSSRQWYVSTLALREKLLEAGRALIWHPEFMRTRFEAWVDGLNGDWNISRQRFFGVPFPVWYPVEPDGSVDDEHPILASESSLPVDPSTDVPDGYEPAQRGQPGGFVGDPDVMDTWATSSLTPQIAGQWADDPDLFARVFPMDLRPQAHEIIRTWLFTTIVRSELEHGCLPWSDAAISGWILDPERKKMSKSKGNVVVPTDLLERHGTDAVRYWAGSARLGVDTIYDEQQMRIGRRLAIKLLNATRFVLGRCEGRLGAPERLEPLDAAMLARLRDVVARSTEAMEAYEHARSLEVSEQFFWAFCDDYLELAKGRAYGEGSGADSARHALSTALSVVLRLFAPFLPFVAEEAWSWWHDGSIHRAPWPDPAELEAPGPDVPAALLDHTGAVLGEVRRAKTQAKASMRAEVEHLTVRAPDHVLELVRLAEADLVDAGRVRRIEYTTGYELGAEVVLGI; this is encoded by the coding sequence ATGCCGAGCGATGACCCGAACGGCCTGGCGCGTCCGGACGCCCGGGGCGTGCGCACGCTCGAGGTGGCGGCGCACTGGCGGGTGCCCGAGCGCCCCGCCCTCGAGGGCCTCGAGGCTCGCTGGATCGCGGCCTGGGAGGCGGCGGGCACGTACCGCTTCGACCGGACGCGACCGCGCGAGGAGATCTTCTCGATCGACACGCCGCCGCCGACGGTGTCGGGCCAGCTGCACGTCGGGCACGTCTTCTCCTACACCCAGACCGACATCGTGGCCCGCTACCGGCGCATGCGAGGCAGGGAGGTCTTCTACCCCATCGGCTGGGACGACAACGGCCTGCCGACCGAGCGCCGGGTCCAGAACCACTTCGGGGTCCGCTGCGACCCGAGCCTCCCCTACGACCCCGGCTTCATCGCGCCGAGCGATCCGCCGAGCCCGCCCGTCGCGGTGTCCCGCCCGAACTTCGTCGAGCTGTGCCACGAGCTCACGGCGACCGACGAGCAGGCGTTCGAGGACCTGTTCCGCCGCCTCGGGCTCTCCGTCGACTGGACGACGAAGTACACGACGATCGGCGAGGCCGCGCGCCGAGCCTCCCAGCGCGCGTTCCTCCGTATGGTCCGGCGCGGCGACGCCTACCGCCAGGAGGCGCCGACGCTGTGGGACGTCGACTTCCGGACGGCGGTCGCGCAGGCCGAGCTCGAGGACCGCGAGATCCCCGGCGCCTACCACCGCCTTGCGTTTGCCCGCGCCGACGGCGGCGCCCCCATCGAGGTCGAGACGACCCGACCCGAACTGCTCGCGGCGTGCGTCGGTCTCGTCGCGCACCCTGACGACCCCCGGTACCGCTCGCTCGTCGGGTCGAAGGCGCTGACGCCGCTGTTTCGCGTCGAGGTCCCAGTCCTCGCCCACCCGCTCGCGGACCCCGAGAAGGGGACCGGTATCGCGATGGTGTGCACCTTCGGCGACCTCACCGACGTCGTGTGGTGGCGAGAGCTCGGGCTCGCACTGCGCACCGTCGTCGGGCGCGACGGCCGCCTCGGTCCCGCGCCCTTCGGCACACCCGGCTGGGAGTCTCGCGACCCAGCAGCGGCGCGCGCCCGCTACGCGCAGCTCGAGGGGCGCCGCGTGGAGGACGCGCGCCGGCGCGTCGTCGAGCTGCTCGGCGAGTCCGGCGAGCTCCTCGGCGCGCCGCGCCCGATCGTGCACGCCGTGAAGCACTACGAGCGCGGCGAGCACCCGCTCGAGATCGTCTCCTCCCGACAGTGGTACGTGTCGACGCTGGCGCTTCGCGAGAAGCTCCTCGAGGCAGGTCGAGCGCTCATCTGGCATCCCGAGTTCATGCGAACCCGCTTCGAGGCGTGGGTCGATGGCCTGAACGGCGACTGGAACATCTCGCGCCAGCGCTTCTTCGGCGTCCCCTTCCCGGTGTGGTACCCCGTCGAGCCCGACGGCAGCGTCGACGACGAGCACCCGATCCTCGCGTCGGAGTCCTCCCTGCCCGTCGACCCCTCGACGGACGTACCCGACGGCTACGAACCTGCCCAGCGCGGCCAGCCGGGGGGCTTCGTCGGCGACCCGGACGTCATGGACACCTGGGCCACCTCGTCCCTCACCCCCCAGATCGCCGGGCAGTGGGCGGACGATCCCGACCTGTTCGCACGGGTCTTCCCGATGGACCTACGGCCCCAGGCGCACGAGATCATCCGCACCTGGCTGTTCACCACGATCGTGCGCTCCGAGCTCGAGCACGGCTGCCTGCCGTGGTCAGACGCTGCGATCTCCGGGTGGATCCTCGACCCGGAGCGCAAGAAGATGTCGAAGTCGAAGGGCAACGTGGTCGTGCCGACCGATCTCCTGGAGCGCCACGGCACCGACGCCGTGCGCTACTGGGCGGGATCGGCGCGCCTCGGCGTCGACACCATCTACGACGAGCAGCAGATGCGAATCGGACGACGACTCGCCATCAAGCTGCTCAACGCAACGAGGTTCGTGCTCGGGCGCTGCGAGGGGCGCCTGGGCGCTCCGGAGCGCCTCGAGCCGCTCGACGCGGCGATGCTCGCGCGCCTTCGCGACGTCGTGGCCAGGTCCACCGAGGCGATGGAAGCGTACGAGCACGCCCGGTCGCTCGAGGTGAGCGAGCAGTTCTTCTGGGCCTTCTGCGACGACTACCTGGAGCTCGCCAAGGGCCGCGCCTACGGGGAGGGCAGCGGCGCCGACTCTGCCCGCCACGCGCTGAGCACCGCCCTCTCGGTCGTCCTGCGGCTGTTCGCGCCATTCCTCCCCTTCGTCGCCGAGGAGGCCTGGTCCTGGTGGCACGACGGTTCCATCCATCGCGCTCCTTGGCCGGATCCTGCCGAGCTCGAGGCCCCCGGGCCTGACGTACCAGCTGCCCTCCTCGACCACACCGGCGCCGTGCTCGGCGAGGTACGGCGGGCGAAGACACAGGCGAAAGCGTCGATGCGCGCCGAGGTCGAGCACCTCACCGTGCGCGCGCCCGACCATGTCCTCGAGCTCGTGCGCCTCGCTGAGGCCGACCTCGTCGACGCAGGCCGCGTGCGAAGGATCGAGTACACGACTGGCTATGAGCTCGGCGCGGAGGTCGTCCTCGGGATCTGA
- the ccmA gene encoding heme ABC exporter ATP-binding protein CcmA — protein sequence MTLAVRFRDAVSLAGRFPLLAGVSLDVAEGEVVHLRGPNGAGKTSLLRACAGLVAIVSGEAVVLGHDLRTDRQSVRRDVGLLGHAGFLYDDLSVEDNVTFAVRAARGDVRRVAPALERLGLAGRLSAVPVGQLSAGQRRRSALAVLVARAPRLWLLDEPHAGLDAQGRSLLDALIAEERARGTTLLVASHEHDRAGAICDRVVDIAGGCVHAPVTTTAEVPAAVAVLEGAGRDVA from the coding sequence ATGACGTTGGCCGTGCGCTTCCGTGACGCCGTCTCGCTCGCCGGACGGTTCCCCCTGCTCGCAGGCGTCTCCCTCGACGTCGCCGAGGGGGAGGTCGTGCACCTGCGCGGGCCGAACGGCGCCGGCAAGACGAGCCTGCTGCGCGCGTGCGCCGGCCTCGTGGCGATCGTCTCCGGCGAGGCCGTCGTGCTCGGGCACGACCTGCGCACCGACCGCCAGTCGGTCCGGCGCGACGTCGGCCTGCTCGGGCACGCGGGCTTCCTCTACGACGACCTGAGCGTCGAGGACAACGTGACCTTCGCCGTGCGCGCGGCGCGCGGCGACGTTCGGCGGGTGGCTCCCGCGCTCGAACGACTCGGGCTCGCCGGGCGCCTCAGCGCCGTACCGGTCGGCCAGCTCTCCGCAGGGCAGCGCCGGCGCAGTGCCCTCGCGGTCCTCGTCGCCCGTGCCCCGCGCCTGTGGCTGCTCGACGAGCCGCACGCCGGCCTCGACGCGCAGGGCCGCTCGCTCCTCGACGCGCTCATCGCCGAGGAGCGGGCCCGCGGCACGACGCTCCTCGTCGCCTCGCACGAGCACGACCGTGCCGGCGCCATCTGCGACCGGGTCGTCGACATCGCGGGCGGCTGCGTGCACGCGCCGGTGACGACGACCGCCGAGGTGCCTGCCGCCGTCGCCGTCCTCGAGGGGGCGGGACGCGATGTGGCGTGA
- a CDS encoding heme exporter protein CcmB — protein sequence MWRDALLVAAKDLRVEWRSRVARNQLVPFALAVLLLFGLALGPDRALLQSSAAGLFWVAVLLATLLAVQRSFAIESADDARDGLRLSGLDPGGIFVGKAAAIAVELVCLEAVLGVGASVLFDVHLGAALALGATCLLATAALASLGTVHGVVTAGARARETLLPLLFLPVVAPVLIAAVKASRAALDGHPGAAAGWLDLLGVLALVYGALGTVAFGPLLEDQ from the coding sequence ATGTGGCGTGACGCGCTCCTCGTCGCGGCGAAGGACCTGCGCGTCGAGTGGCGGTCGCGCGTCGCGCGCAACCAGCTCGTCCCGTTCGCGCTCGCCGTCCTGCTCCTGTTCGGGCTGGCGCTCGGGCCCGACCGGGCCCTCCTGCAGTCGAGCGCGGCGGGGCTGTTCTGGGTGGCGGTGCTCCTGGCGACACTGCTCGCCGTGCAGCGGAGCTTCGCCATCGAGTCCGCCGACGACGCCCGGGACGGGCTGCGCCTTTCCGGCCTCGACCCCGGCGGCATCTTCGTCGGCAAGGCCGCGGCGATCGCCGTGGAGCTCGTCTGCCTGGAGGCGGTCCTCGGCGTCGGGGCCTCGGTGCTCTTCGACGTGCACCTCGGCGCGGCGCTCGCCCTCGGCGCGACCTGCCTGCTCGCCACCGCGGCCCTCGCCTCGCTCGGCACGGTGCACGGCGTCGTCACCGCGGGGGCGCGCGCGAGGGAGACGCTCCTCCCGCTGCTCTTCCTCCCCGTCGTCGCCCCGGTGCTGATCGCCGCCGTGAAGGCCTCGCGCGCCGCGCTCGACGGGCACCCGGGGGCAGCGGCCGGCTGGCTCGACCTCCTCGGCGTGCTCGCCCTCGTCTACGGCGCGCTCGGCACGGTCGCCTTCGGGCCCCTCCTCGAGGACCAGTGA
- a CDS encoding cold-shock protein — translation MATGTVKWFNAEKGYGFISQPDGADVFVHHSAIQMAGYRTLEEGQAVEFDVQQGQKGLQAANVRPA, via the coding sequence GTGGCGACCGGAACAGTGAAGTGGTTCAACGCCGAGAAGGGCTACGGCTTCATCTCGCAGCCCGACGGGGCGGACGTCTTCGTCCATCACTCCGCCATCCAGATGGCGGGCTACCGCACCCTCGAGGAGGGCCAGGCGGTCGAGTTCGACGTCCAGCAGGGCCAGAAGGGGCTGCAGGCCGCGAACGTCCGGCCGGCCTGA
- a CDS encoding restriction endonuclease produces MAATTIPQYHELMWPVLTALRELGGSATVKEMYERVVEDEHLSEDQQAVSTKDGRMSEIEYRLHWARTHLKGIGAIENSARGVWTLTEKGQTITPDQMRADTKAYRNEVQRRAKQKQASNDRAAEAGDEELETWKDQLIARLLIIPPDGFERLAQRLLREAGFVNVTVLGRSGDGGIDGVGVYRLSFVSFPVYFQCKRYKGTVTAGAVRDFRGAMAGRGEKGLLITTGSFTKDAQNEASRDGAPPVELIDGDRLCDLLRDYRLGVDVRERVEFEVALDSSFFDEYDSADAAGLTPA; encoded by the coding sequence ATGGCAGCCACGACCATCCCGCAGTATCACGAGCTGATGTGGCCAGTGTTGACTGCTCTCAGGGAGTTGGGCGGTTCTGCCACGGTCAAGGAGATGTACGAGCGGGTCGTTGAAGACGAGCACCTCTCCGAGGACCAGCAGGCTGTCTCGACCAAGGATGGCCGCATGTCCGAAATTGAGTACCGCCTCCACTGGGCGAGGACTCACTTGAAGGGAATCGGCGCGATCGAGAATAGTGCTCGTGGTGTGTGGACGCTAACGGAGAAGGGCCAGACGATCACGCCGGACCAGATGCGGGCCGATACGAAGGCGTATCGAAACGAAGTGCAGCGGCGAGCGAAACAGAAGCAGGCTTCGAATGACAGAGCCGCGGAAGCTGGCGATGAGGAGTTGGAGACCTGGAAGGACCAGCTCATCGCCCGGCTCCTCATCATCCCGCCGGATGGCTTCGAACGACTCGCTCAGCGACTGCTTCGTGAGGCTGGATTCGTGAACGTCACGGTGCTCGGGCGAAGCGGGGATGGAGGCATCGACGGCGTCGGGGTGTACCGATTGTCCTTCGTCTCGTTTCCCGTCTACTTCCAGTGTAAGCGCTACAAAGGAACCGTGACGGCAGGCGCGGTCCGAGACTTTCGAGGCGCCATGGCAGGCCGTGGAGAGAAGGGTCTCCTCATCACTACCGGTTCCTTCACCAAGGACGCTCAGAACGAGGCCAGTCGTGACGGAGCTCCCCCTGTCGAGCTGATCGACGGGGATCGGCTCTGCGACCTCCTCCGTGACTACCGGCTCGGCGTGGATGTCCGAGAGCGCGTCGAGTTTGAGGTTGCGCTCGATTCCTCGTTCTTTGACGAGTACGATTCCGCCGATGCTGCCGGTCTGACACCTGCGTGA
- a CDS encoding isochorismatase family protein: MQSQAVASFDYQKARRSCDRPQGNRSCPPLRHIVGRDMMPVAYDSQTALVVVDLQNDFVDPAGSLFVPGADRLVEAANAEIRDAREAGALVVYTQDWHPAQTPHFVTSGGRWPVHCVAGSWGAQFQPGLTLEGEVVRKGTGGEDGYSAFSVRDPATGRTTSTELEALLRRWGIERVVVIGVATDYCVRESALDALRLGFDVSVMTSAVRAVDEPPGTGDAALAELAAAGAHLVP; encoded by the coding sequence GTGCAGAGCCAGGCCGTCGCGAGCTTCGATTATCAGAAAGCGCGACGTTCGTGTGATCGACCACAGGGGAATCGCAGCTGCCCGCCGCTGCGCCATATCGTCGGCAGAGACATGATGCCGGTTGCTTATGATTCGCAGACAGCCTTGGTCGTGGTGGACCTCCAGAATGACTTCGTCGACCCGGCCGGCTCGCTCTTCGTTCCGGGCGCCGACAGACTCGTCGAAGCCGCCAACGCCGAGATCCGCGACGCCCGGGAGGCGGGTGCGCTCGTCGTCTACACGCAGGACTGGCATCCGGCGCAGACTCCGCACTTCGTCACGAGCGGCGGTCGGTGGCCGGTCCACTGCGTCGCGGGGAGCTGGGGAGCGCAGTTCCAACCAGGACTCACGCTGGAGGGTGAGGTAGTACGCAAGGGCACCGGGGGAGAGGACGGTTACTCTGCCTTCAGTGTTCGTGACCCAGCAACGGGCCGCACCACCTCGACGGAATTGGAGGCGCTGCTGCGTCGGTGGGGCATCGAACGGGTGGTGGTGATCGGCGTTGCCACCGACTACTGCGTGCGCGAGTCGGCACTCGATGCGCTCCGCCTCGGATTCGACGTCAGTGTGATGACGTCCGCGGTGCGAGCGGTGGACGAGCCACCGGGCACGGGTGACGCAGCTCTCGCGGAGCTCGCCGCGGCCGGGGCGCACCTCGTCCCGTGA
- the cysS gene encoding cysteine--tRNA ligase, whose translation MLRLHDTARGRVVEVALRQPGRVGMYVCGPTVYGPPHLGHGRFAIVFDVLRRYLAWRGLEVDYVSNVTDIDDKILDRAAAEGRSWRDVASEFEAQWWDALAALEVLRPTRSPHASEYVDQMVALVGELVGRGAAYETDDGVYLEVARVPGYGLLAHQSLESLRAGARVEVREHKRSPADFALWKKAKPGEPSWPSPWGPGRPGWHTECVVMALALLGEGFEIHGGGQDLAFPHHENERAQAVALGRRFAGHWVHNGFVEVEGEKMSKSLGNYTTLPELVEHGQARAFRLLVLRAHYRSPLEVSEAALADAASALERLDALGRRFGEAPAPASTDASRELVETFREAMDDDLDTPRALALLFEALRRANGLADSGERAPAAALADGVVGCFAVLGLSPQRAAPPDAAARELLTRREAARIARDFDLADRLRAEIEALGWRVEDTAQGPRLRR comes from the coding sequence GTGCTGCGGCTGCACGACACAGCGCGTGGCCGGGTGGTCGAGGTCGCCCTGCGGCAGCCGGGGCGGGTCGGCATGTACGTGTGCGGGCCGACCGTGTACGGCCCGCCGCATCTCGGCCACGGCCGCTTCGCGATCGTCTTCGACGTCCTCCGCCGCTACCTTGCGTGGCGCGGCCTCGAGGTCGACTACGTCTCCAACGTCACCGACATCGACGACAAGATCCTCGACCGGGCTGCCGCAGAGGGCCGGAGCTGGCGAGACGTCGCGAGCGAGTTCGAGGCGCAGTGGTGGGACGCGCTCGCCGCGCTCGAGGTGCTCCGGCCGACGAGGTCCCCGCACGCGTCGGAGTACGTCGACCAGATGGTGGCGCTCGTCGGGGAGCTCGTGGGAAGGGGGGCGGCCTACGAGACCGACGACGGCGTCTACCTCGAGGTGGCTCGCGTGCCCGGCTACGGGCTGCTCGCCCACCAGAGCCTCGAGTCCCTGCGGGCCGGGGCGCGAGTCGAGGTGCGCGAGCACAAGCGTTCGCCAGCGGACTTCGCCCTGTGGAAGAAGGCGAAGCCGGGTGAGCCGTCGTGGCCCTCGCCCTGGGGACCGGGCCGCCCCGGTTGGCACACCGAGTGCGTCGTGATGGCGCTGGCGCTCCTCGGCGAGGGGTTCGAGATCCACGGCGGCGGCCAGGACCTCGCGTTCCCCCACCACGAGAACGAGCGCGCCCAGGCCGTCGCCCTCGGCAGGCGCTTCGCCGGCCACTGGGTGCACAACGGTTTCGTCGAGGTCGAGGGCGAGAAGATGTCCAAGTCGCTCGGGAACTACACCACGCTCCCCGAGCTCGTCGAGCACGGGCAGGCGCGAGCCTTCCGGCTCCTCGTCCTGCGCGCCCACTACCGCTCGCCGCTCGAGGTGAGCGAAGCGGCACTCGCCGACGCCGCGAGCGCGCTCGAGCGCCTCGACGCGCTCGGGCGCCGCTTCGGCGAAGCTCCCGCTCCGGCCTCGACGGACGCGTCGAGGGAGCTCGTCGAGACGTTCCGGGAGGCGATGGACGACGACCTGGACACCCCTCGCGCGCTCGCGCTCCTCTTCGAGGCGCTCCGTCGGGCCAACGGCCTCGCGGACAGCGGCGAGCGCGCGCCGGCCGCGGCGCTCGCGGACGGCGTCGTCGGCTGCTTCGCGGTCCTCGGCCTCTCGCCGCAGCGCGCCGCGCCCCCCGACGCCGCGGCGCGGGAGCTCCTCACCCGGCGCGAGGCTGCCCGGATCGCGCGCGACTTCGACCTCGCCGACCGCTTGCGCGCCGAGATCGAAGCCCTCGGCTGGCGGGTCGAGGACACCGCGCAGGGACCCCGGCTGCGCCGCTGA
- a CDS encoding type II toxin-antitoxin system prevent-host-death family antitoxin, with the protein MGNIAQKELRNNVGQVLRRAEAGEIITVTVAGRPVAELGPVHRRRWVRGAALAAIWRSEAPRGLEVDLERLPAGVVDPFAS; encoded by the coding sequence GTGGGCAATATCGCACAGAAGGAGTTGCGGAACAACGTCGGCCAGGTGCTCCGTCGGGCCGAGGCCGGCGAGATCATCACCGTGACCGTCGCCGGTCGTCCCGTGGCCGAGCTCGGCCCAGTGCATCGCCGCCGGTGGGTTCGCGGTGCTGCACTCGCCGCTATCTGGCGTTCAGAGGCGCCACGAGGGCTGGAGGTCGACCTCGAGCGACTGCCGGCCGGCGTCGTGGACCCCTTCGCTTCGTGA
- a CDS encoding PIN domain-containing protein, which translates to MRALLDTSVLIGELPPPEEVEAAISVVSITELHFGVLIADDDDERARRIARLSAIEATFDPLPVSVDIARVWGQLAAAVARRGGNPRRRELDLAIAATARVEGVPLLTENVGDFQIIHDLVDARRLSDR; encoded by the coding sequence GTGAGGGCCCTACTCGACACATCGGTGCTCATCGGGGAGCTGCCCCCGCCTGAGGAGGTCGAGGCCGCGATCAGCGTCGTTTCGATCACCGAGCTGCACTTCGGTGTCCTCATCGCTGACGACGATGACGAGCGGGCGCGCCGCATCGCTCGGCTCTCAGCGATCGAGGCGACGTTCGACCCCCTGCCTGTGAGCGTCGACATCGCGCGTGTCTGGGGTCAGCTCGCCGCCGCGGTGGCCCGTCGTGGTGGCAACCCGAGACGGCGTGAGCTCGACCTCGCCATCGCGGCCACCGCGCGCGTTGAAGGAGTGCCCCTCCTCACCGAGAACGTTGGCGACTTCCAGATCATTCACGACCTCGTCGACGCTCGGCGACTCTCCGACCGTTAG
- a CDS encoding MFS transporter, with protein sequence MELRGARSGAPVHRSGAGLGALRIVVAVDFLVFGLTFPILPLYARHLGLPVVAVGALVATYSLAQLLAAPAWGRVSDRLGRRSALLASLAGSAASSLLIALAPAGSFLFVAVAVNGASGGSIAVAQASVVDVVPPADQSRALGLLGAGIAAGFVLGPGLAGLAALGGARLPFVLAAVLAAANAAYGTRHLPETRPAAASGSAASDPLRSTVPSGRVARAELLGVVGLAAGAFGIFEATFALVGRRHFGFGESGAGLCFALVGLSMAFAQARGVGPLARRLGPARTALAGGVAFAVGLVCVALWASWWTLAVGLALVGAGNGVISPVVVPALARSAPAAGRGALLGRQQAVVSSARILGPLLGGIVLAGSGTLATYALAAAVVLAALGLVGSRRARALLGATSAALAPLAR encoded by the coding sequence GTGGAGCTTCGTGGCGCGCGCTCGGGCGCGCCCGTGCATCGGTCCGGCGCGGGGCTGGGCGCGCTGCGGATCGTCGTCGCCGTCGACTTCCTCGTCTTCGGCCTCACCTTCCCGATCCTGCCCCTCTACGCGCGCCACCTCGGGCTGCCCGTCGTCGCCGTCGGTGCCCTCGTGGCCACCTACTCGCTCGCCCAGCTCCTCGCCGCGCCGGCGTGGGGCCGCGTCTCCGACCGGCTGGGCCGCCGTTCGGCGCTGCTCGCGTCGCTCGCTGGCAGCGCAGCCTCGAGCCTGCTGATCGCGCTCGCTCCGGCAGGGTCCTTCCTCTTCGTCGCGGTCGCCGTGAACGGCGCCTCCGGCGGGAGCATCGCCGTCGCCCAGGCCTCCGTGGTCGACGTCGTTCCACCAGCGGACCAGTCGCGGGCTCTGGGTCTGCTCGGCGCCGGGATCGCCGCCGGCTTCGTCCTCGGCCCCGGCCTCGCGGGCCTCGCGGCCCTCGGTGGTGCCCGCCTACCCTTCGTGCTCGCCGCGGTCCTCGCCGCGGCGAACGCCGCCTACGGGACGCGCCATCTCCCCGAGACGAGGCCGGCCGCAGCGTCCGGGTCGGCTGCCTCCGACCCCCTTCGGTCCACCGTGCCCAGCGGGCGCGTCGCGCGTGCGGAGCTGCTCGGGGTGGTCGGCCTGGCAGCTGGAGCCTTCGGGATCTTCGAGGCCACCTTCGCGCTCGTCGGTCGGCGGCACTTCGGGTTCGGCGAGTCGGGCGCCGGCCTGTGCTTCGCGCTCGTCGGGCTCTCGATGGCGTTCGCCCAGGCACGCGGCGTGGGGCCGCTGGCCCGCCGGCTCGGGCCTGCCCGCACCGCGCTCGCCGGCGGGGTGGCCTTCGCCGTCGGGCTGGTGTGCGTCGCGCTCTGGGCGAGCTGGTGGACGCTCGCGGTCGGGCTCGCCCTCGTCGGCGCGGGCAACGGAGTCATCAGCCCGGTCGTCGTGCCGGCCCTCGCCCGCAGCGCCCCGGCCGCTGGCCGCGGCGCGCTGCTCGGCCGCCAGCAGGCCGTCGTCAGCTCCGCTCGCATCCTCGGTCCCCTCCTCGGCGGGATCGTGCTCGCCGGGTCGGGGACGCTCGCAACGTACGCGCTCGCCGCAGCCGTGGTGCTCGCAGCGCTCGGCCTCGTCGGGTCGCGCCGCGCCCGGGCGCTGCTCGGGGCGACCTCGGCCGCGCTGGCCCCCCTCGCACGCTGA